Within Sphingobium sp. EP60837, the genomic segment CGCTGACCGCAGACCGCGCGCCGCTGGCCAGATCAACCGCTTCCTTGTTGTCGGCGAAGAGTGTCCAAGGACCGTGGAGATTGCTGGGTCCTTCAGCGAAGGGACCGATGATCGCGATGCGCTTGCCCTTGCGCGGCAAAGGCAACAGGTCGCCGTCATTCTTGAGCATGACGATCGAGCGCTGAGCCGCCTCACGTGCGAGCGAGAGCGCCGGCTTCGTGCGCATGCGCGTCTGCTGGCGCTTGAGGTCCATGCGGCGGAAAGGATCTTCGAACAGACCAAGGCTTTCCTTGAGCGCGAGGACGCGGCCGACCGCCTCGTCCACGCGCTCCATCGGTACTTCCCCCGCCTGTACCAGCGAAGGCAGATGATCGCGGTAGATGCCACTCGCCATGCTCATGTCGAGCCCTGCCATGATGGCGATCCGTGCCGCGTCGCGCGCGTCGGCCGCAAGGCCGCGCGCTGCGATTTCCACATCGCCATTATAGTCGCCGACGACCAGTCCGTCGAAGCCCATCTCACCGCGCAATATGTCGGTCAGGAACTCACGGCCGCCATGGATTGGACGACCCGCAATATCCTCGAACGCGGCCATGACGGTGGCGCAACCTGCATCCACGGCAGCCTGGAACGGCGGCAGATAGACTTCGCGTAGCGTGCGTTCCGAAATGTCCGCCGTGTTATAGTCCACCCCGCTTTCCGCCGCGCCATAAGCCACAAAATGCTTCATGCAGGCGGCGACCGAAGCGTCATCGGCAAGAGACCGGCCCTGAAAACCCCGGGTCCGCGCGCGAGCCATGTCGCGTGACAGCAGCACATCCTCGCCCGCGCCTTCGACCGTCCGGCCCCAGCGTGCGTCGCGCCCTATGTCCACCATCGGCGCGAAGACCCAATCGATACCGGTCGCCGCCATTTCCACTGCCGCCGCACGGGCGGTGCGCTCGGCAAGGTCCGGGTCGAAGCTTGCCGCTTCGCCAAGGGGCACCGGAAAAACCGTGCGGTACCCGTGGATCACATCGCCCGCGAAGATCATGGGAATTCCAAGCCGCCCCTTCATCGCTGCCGTCTGAAGCTTGCGATGCGCTTCCACTCCGAAACCGTTGAACACGCCGCCCAGCCGCCCGGCCTGCGCGTCGCCCGTCAAATTCTCGACGTTGCGCAAGGCCGCCTCCGGATTGATCTTGGCCGCTGCGGCCGACGTCCAAGGTGTCGGCATGAGCGTGAGCTGCCCCGCCTTTTCTTCGATCGTCATCTGCGCGATCAACGACTTGACCCGGCTGGAGAGCGGACGGCGAACAGCGGCCATCGCCGCCGGAATGCCCGAGGCCTGCCATGCGAACAGGCAGGCGGAGCTGATCAGGACAGACCTGCGACTGAAATTGGTTTCGCGCAACATTCTTGGGCAACTCCAGTAAAAAGACACGCGGTCTGTAAACCGCTGGTTATGAGGTAAATTCCTTGCCGCTTGCGCAACGGGGCCCTTGCAGCCCGGCTGCCCAGCTGATCGCCCCGGCAATCATTTCACGGTGCTGCGGCTCCTGGTAAGTGGAGGCTGCGTGCCCCAGCGCGGAATAAAATGCACGCCCATCCTTCACGCAATGTGTCCAAACCATTGGATGATCGGGGCCCATGCGGATGTTCTTAGGCTTTGTGAAAGGCAGCAGCTTTTCCTCGGGGCGGTAAGTCCCCTCATCGATCGTCACAAGAATGTGGTAGCCCTTGTCGCGGGGGTTCGTCGCGAAGGAATACCATTCGTCGGAGCGGCGCCATGTCCGGCCCATATGACGGGTCGCGGGGTGGTCCCGATCCTCGACGTTGAGCGTCGCCATCTGGAATTGCGGATCCATGATATGGCCTATGAACTGGGTTCCGATCAGGTCATCCACATACCATCGCCAGGCATATTGCGGATCGCCGCCCGCTCCGTGCAGCCCGACAAAGCCACCACCCTTTTCCAGCCACTTGCGGAACGCGTCACGCTGTTCCTCGGTCAGCACATCGCCGCTCACGCTATTCCATATTACGGCTTTAAAGCGGCCAAGCTGGGCCGGGTTGAAAATGGCGGCATTCTCGGTCGTGTAGCTG encodes:
- a CDS encoding glycoside hydrolase family 3 N-terminal domain-containing protein — protein: MLRETNFSRRSVLISSACLFAWQASGIPAAMAAVRRPLSSRVKSLIAQMTIEEKAGQLTLMPTPWTSAAAAKINPEAALRNVENLTGDAQAGRLGGVFNGFGVEAHRKLQTAAMKGRLGIPMIFAGDVIHGYRTVFPVPLGEAASFDPDLAERTARAAAVEMAATGIDWVFAPMVDIGRDARWGRTVEGAGEDVLLSRDMARARTRGFQGRSLADDASVAACMKHFVAYGAAESGVDYNTADISERTLREVYLPPFQAAVDAGCATVMAAFEDIAGRPIHGGREFLTDILRGEMGFDGLVVGDYNGDVEIAARGLAADARDAARIAIMAGLDMSMASGIYRDHLPSLVQAGEVPMERVDEAVGRVLALKESLGLFEDPFRRMDLKRQQTRMRTKPALSLAREAAQRSIVMLKNDGDLLPLPRKGKRIAIIGPFAEGPSNLHGPWTLFADNKEAVDLASGARSAVSDPSLVTVVKGSEITAPIDGGIDAAVAAARAADIIILAVGEREAMSGEGASRDLIVVPSPQQALAEAVAATGKPMVVALRNGRALALEGAILNAPAILVTWFLGSEMGNAVADILFGVTGPSGRLPVSFPISAGQVPYYYAHRRPGRPTNARYITSKYEARFPFGHGMTYGKIGYADLVLSSKQIPKDGRLRVSVTVKNDGKYAAKELVQLYVQDVVASVTQPIRELKAYQHVDLAPGRSQQVTFDLAITDLAFLGVDLKPVIEGGKFKLWIAPSAEDAGLAGEFEVS
- a CDS encoding ThuA domain-containing protein gives rise to the protein MKAIAKRKVLRVLAVLAAALILTLVGLSIMFMMAVGPGNFGRLVLGIGSSYDETPPPIPARLHGPAILIFSKTNGFRDDAQIVAANRALEQIARQHGWDSYTTENAAIFNPAQLGRFKAVIWNSVSGDVLTEEQRDAFRKWLEKGGGFVGLHGAGGDPQYAWRWYVDDLIGTQFIGHIMDPQFQMATLNVEDRDHPATRHMGRTWRRSDEWYSFATNPRDKGYHILVTIDEGTYRPEEKLLPFTKPKNIRMGPDHPMVWTHCVKDGRAFYSALGHAASTYQEPQHREMIAGAISWAAGLQGPRCASGKEFTS